A segment of the Neochlamydia sp. S13 genome:
GTTCTTTCCACATAATGAGCTACCTGTTGGCAAATTGTTTGAAGAAGAGTTATTTCTTCTTGTTGTATCACTTTAGGGAAGTTAGGTCGAAAAGCTAGAATGCCTACTGTTTCTTTAAATCCTTTTAAGGGTAGGTAAAGATTGTTAACGGATGATAATGTATCTGTAGACCATCCTGCCATTTTTGTGTTTTCAAATACCCAGGTAGCCACCGCTTTCTCTTTTTCATCTTTTAGCAAATCGGTCTCGACATGGATCATAAGACCATCATCAACTTTTTTCAGAAAAATTTCGGCTCTTCCGTTTAGCAGATTATTTAGGCGAGCACAGATAGATAAAAATAATTCTTTATTAAAAGAAGTGGTAGCTAGTTCCTTTACAATTTCATAAAGTACTTGTGATTTTTCTTCTCGATGCCTAAGCAGTTGCTCGCGTTTTTTAATGCGGTCAGTAAGGATGCTTAAAACGCAAGTAGCTGTTGCAAAAGATAAAAACAAACCTATTTCCATTTCTCCAAAATAAGCTGAATTAAAAGAAGGTAAAAAAAGCAAGGACCAAATCAAAGAAAAAATTGTGGCCGATAAAACAAGCGGACCTTTTCCTAGGAATAGGCTAAAGCCTAAAAAGAAAAAAAAGAAAATAAATCCTACCATTTGGTAGCTTAGATATAAGGAGCCTACTCCCCCTAGCATAGCTATAAGTAGGGTAAAAAAAAGGGCCCATCCATAATCTTTATAGGTGCTTGTAAATTCTACTTTAGCCCAGGGAGATGCATTTAGGGGAACAGAGGCATCATGATGGATTACATGTACATCGATACCGCTAGCCTCTTGATTGAGGATATCAAGAAGATTACTCATTCCCATCAGTTTTTTAAACAAGGTATTTTGTGGACGACCAATAATAATTTGAGTAACGTTTTTTTGTTTGGCCATCCTTTTTAAGGCTATTCCTATAGAAGTATCTGCAGTCGTGATAACTTCTGCTCCGAGTTCTCTAGCGAGAGAGAGATTTTTCGCTAGCTGTTTCTGATCCTTTTCACTTAGCTTCTTCCCATTATCGACATGCAAAGCAATCCAAGGAGCGTCTAGGGTAAAGGCATAACGGCGTGCAAGGCGAATTAAGCGCTGAGAATGAGGGCTGGGGCTAATCGCTACCATTAGGCGTTCAGAAGGTTTCCATAAGCTAGATCTTTCAGCACTAGGCAGTAATCCATGCAGATCATGATCCACTTTTTCTGCTGTTAGCCGCAGCGCTATTTCTCTTAAAGCCGTTAATCGATCAACTTGGAAAAAATTTTTTGCAGCAATTTCAGATTGAGGCCCTATATAAACTTTCCCTTCTTTAAGGCGCCTTAAAAGCCCTGTAGGAGTGATATCCACTAACTCGATTTGAGAAGCCCTTTCTATAAGGCTATCAGGAACAGTTTCACGGATTACAATGCCTGTAATTTCTTCCACTACATCCTTACGGCTTTCAATATGTTGAACATTTAAGGTGGTGTAAACATCGATTCCTGCTTCAAGGATCTCTATTACATCCTGCCATCGTTTCGTATGGCGCGACCCAGGAACATTGGTATGCGCTAGTTCATCTATAAGAACGATATGAGGCTTGCGTTTGATAATGGTATCTATATCAAGCTCTGTGAAAATGTTTCCCCTATAGCTAATGGATTTTTCAGGGATACTTTCCAAACCATCCGTAAGAGCAGCGGTCTCTTTTCGTCCATGGGTGTTAATGACA
Coding sequences within it:
- a CDS encoding ATP-binding protein, which translates into the protein MVEEDRPDPEALLQLINREEEKSKGGKLKIFFGMAAGVGKTYAMLEDGQQRRLEGVDIVIGVINTHGRKETAALTDGLESIPEKSISYRGNIFTELDIDTIIKRKPHIVLIDELAHTNVPGSRHTKRWQDVIEILEAGIDVYTTLNVQHIESRKDVVEEITGIVIRETVPDSLIERASQIELVDITPTGLLRRLKEGKVYIGPQSEIAAKNFFQVDRLTALREIALRLTAEKVDHDLHGLLPSAERSSLWKPSERLMVAISPSPHSQRLIRLARRYAFTLDAPWIALHVDNGKKLSEKDQKQLAKNLSLARELGAEVITTADTSIGIALKRMAKQKNVTQIIIGRPQNTLFKKLMGMSNLLDILNQEASGIDVHVIHHDASVPLNASPWAKVEFTSTYKDYGWALFFTLLIAMLGGVGSLYLSYQMVGFIFFFFFLGFSLFLGKGPLVLSATIFSLIWSLLFLPSFNSAYFGEMEIGLFLSFATATCVLSILTDRIKKREQLLRHREEKSQVLYEIVKELATTSFNKELFLSICARLNNLLNGRAEIFLKKVDDGLMIHVETDLLKDEKEKAVATWVFENTKMAGWSTDTLSSVNNLYLPLKGFKETVGILAFRPNFPKVIQQEEITLLQTICQQVAHYVERTFKEEKLRKNEYLKQIEKIQHNILSSLSLEFKTPLHSIRGAARELKSAELAKNAELRSHKIQQIEESSNYLNRMVENIVTMSQLSTGFLKVSKKLLSLSEVIEASLASLQKNLEKHIIKVEVDKDIPPIYYDFSLIELLLCNLLINAAAYSLPGKEILISSHKMEKFVLLSVADEGPGIPLNFIPRLFEKFYRIPGTPSNGMGLGLAVVKTIADLHQAKIEVHNRPKRGTVFTLYFPLENK